CCTCTGAATTTCTCATGAACTTCTTATCAATTTAAGTATgcctttaaattaattttggttATTAGAGTATGAAAAGAGTATTTCAACAGTATTTCAACTAAACAATCTACATATAagaattttctctttcccatcctAGCTTGgtgactttttccttttcatgaaTAGAGACTGGAAGGATTAAAAGTCTTTAGTTTAAAAGGAAACACATAAGAATGGACTTGCTAATGTAGGACAAGGAATGGTATAAAGATTGAGGAGAGAGGCTTTCCCTAGTACAATTTCTGACTGTAGATTGTAGCTCTTTATCATTTCTCTGAAGCATCTGGGGCTTCAGAGAAATAAtagtatatatgtgtatatatgtacataaaCACTTAGAAATTGGCACAGACAAATCTCACACAAGTGCCTGgttcattttttccatttttgtgtgaggtttttttctgaaaagatttCAACTTACTATACCTCTCTTGATGCTCTGAAGCAACTACCTCAGGGATAAAACCCTGGCTCCACTGAGTCAGCTGAAATCTTACAAATCTCTTGTATAAATGTTATTCTTTATGTATTAAATGGCTACAAACATAACATAGCATAGAGGGTTTACTTCCATCACCATTTTTGTACTGATTAAGGTGTTTACCGCCTTCCAATGAATCATCCCACAAGAACCAGCATGAACACTGCAGGTCAGCTACACTGGGGCTCCCTGCAAGAAAAATGACATTATTGGATTAGTTTCCAGTACACAGAGGCTGTTCCTGCCCAGTCTCAAAGACATTCAGTGATGTATAATTTCATAAtaaaagagaagaacaaaagaagagtttttttcaaaaaaataaaactaactAAAGAGATCACATTCACAGACTTGGCAGATCTTACAGGCTCGACTACATAACCATATACACAAGGAGCATAAGGATACCCATATCTGCTCAGGTCCAAATTTAATTCAGCCCAACATCCTGTTGGCAAGAACCACCAGTAGCAGAAGACTGCAGAAAgtacagaagaaaaggaaatatctGCAGTTGGCCAAAACTGTGGTTGAACAGTTTTATCCCCTTGACAGCTACTGATGGATTAGGTTCCTACCTGCAACCACCTATCCAAGAGTTATTCAATTTCTATTACAGTGACTGAGTACCAAGAACATACAAAGTAAACACAGGCCAATATGATGACAGTGTCATATAGTGAATATAATGTGAAATCTTGAGTTAATAGAAATactgaaaggaaatgaaacaaagattaaaaaaatacaacttgCCTTCTCTATTTTGTGGATTTATTCTTTGGTATATTCTTTGGTAATTTCCTGCTTTGGTGCTGTAATTAGAATATAATACAAAAGagcattttcatatttaaatataattgaTAAAATTATAATTGGAAGAGACAGTGATTTCCATTATCCACATCTCTTTAACATCAAAGTTTGTGTTAAGTATTTATATATCAAGCTGAGAattgaaaaaatagaaaagtaatTTAACTGTTTTCATAGAGAGATTATGTTGTTTCTAAGTGTTAAATATTCCACTAGGTAGTTCATCAAAGAGCCTGAGCTTGAGAATTGTGCTGAGAATAACAGGCATGCAGGGAAAAGCTGGATATCTTATAAATCTTGTATATTGAGAAGCAGCTTGTGAAACTGTTAAAGTACTCAAAGCTCTGTCCATATTATATTGACTATTACTCAAAAATTATTCATTCTTGTCTCTGAGAGATCTCTGATAATGGATACTAAATTTAAGCATGTGATACAACTGCAATGATGGCACTGACAAATTAATAAACTTGCAGTGTATGACTTCTCAACCTTACTAGTCTCTTTCCATAGTTTATGCACATAAAGGAAGAAATGCGAATAAAGTAGAAAACCAAGtatcccaaaccaaaccaaaataaatccAACACGTGAGTACGAATCTCATCAtctacttcagaaaaaaaaatctaaaaaaaaaagtaaaaattgtaACAATTGCCTTGGACAAAACCttttggcattttctttttagaagtAGTAGGATTTCTTACTATTGTAACTTCAGTCAACATCCACTTCCTCAAGGAAATCTCCATTCTATGGCCatgatttgttttaaaaagtcattttgaatctttcattttttaaaaattctgcatAAATAGAAAACTCaaacatagatttttttaaaaactctccTTAAGTTAATGGTCAGCACAGGCAAGAGAGCACATGGATATAAACTGTTactgaaaaaatgcagattGCAAATTACTACGAAGTCTGTAgccattaaaataaatcaagcTCTGGAACAACCGTCGGCAGAAACACTGGGGGCAAAGAAATAACAACTCCAATTTAGTATTGGCAAAGTTTATGAAAAGAGAATTATCTGATGCAATTCCCAGGCTAGCAGAACACTGGACTTGATGACCCAGAGATCCCTTCCACTATTATGCTCTTTGTTTGGCTAAATGCAGAtgttcagctgcttttcagccTCACTGTggttttctaaaatgaaatgtaaattaaaGTTAATATAATTTTTGTTAGTTTCAGTTACAAATTGCCCTTTGTAGGAACTGTTACTGGGCCTGCAGCAGAGTGAGCTTGTCAGAGAATTCTAAAAGCTTTACTTAAAGCTGGCTTAGCACTCTAGAGAAGTACAGCAGTGTGAGTGCTCCAGGAAGAACGCCCAGCAGTGCACACACCATGAGGAGAGGTAACTGATCTGGCAGGGAAAATAGGAGGGGAAAACCCACAATACAGGCTAGGATAAAAACGTATAGAGAAGCAGAAATATCACAGATACTCAGTGCCTTTCAAAAAATCCCTAATTATTGAAAAATTATTATCACGTGTGGTGGCTGTGAAAAGTCAATGCAaacttggaaggaaaaaaaatggactgTTTTGTTAAGGAGGAAAGTCACCTTTCCGGTGACAGTCTAACACACGGCTCTGCCTCCCTGTCGCTCCCTGGTCTCCCCACACTGAGCTGGTGGAATCTGCCTGGAGTTGGCTGCCTTTGGAAGTCCCCACGTTGGAGAACGAGTCCCAGGCAGCTGCTACAGCCCAGAGTTCTGTCAGTGACTCAGTATGGAAGGAAACAGCTCAAACTCAGATTTATAACTCTAAACTATTGCTTAAGACAACATCAATAATATCTAAGCCTGAAAACAACCTGGTGTTCCTTAATAACTTGCACCATCCTCCTGCCTTTGctaaatcttttcttttttactaacataagaatattttttatgttgCAGGCAAGTTAAATTTATCATAACAACCACAGAAAGTATTGCAGACATATATCAGtgagatgaaaataaagaagtttacagaaaacaacactaaatgttttctggttttgaataAACAAGTTCTCAGAGCAGCCTTTAATGATTTTCAAATACACGTATCTTTACAGCTCCAATCAGTCATAAAAACATACAAAGGTCAAGCAAATACTTTATCTTATTTAAGACACTGTGGTCTGTTTTCTATCACCCACAAGTTCTAAGGTTTACACTCTCTCAAGGAGATGATGCTGCTCCACAAGACTTCAAAATAAAGGCTTTACACAAATTCTGTGAACCTTGACAGCTGAGCATATATTCCAAATAAAACCATGAGCCTGATAAATTCTAAGATACACTGATTCTCTGAAACTAGAAAAACTTTATACTGACATCACAACCTCAGAATACACTTAAAAATTATCACTATGCAAATTTTGAAGTGGTTTTCTGCAGACACAGTCACATACAGGGATTTTTTAAAGTCTAGCATTTCACATGAATACACATAATTATTTGGTTTTTCAAGAAGAATTGCTGCAGATTTTCAATAAACATGGAAATATTACAGAATATTAGTTCAGCTAAACCTTCTGAGTTGGCTGCAGAATGACCAAGCATTTTACAGACCTTCCTATGTGCCTTTGCAGGTATTCTAGAAATCCGAACAGTGGCAGTTGGAATAGTGGCAATCAAAGGTGTGGAAAGTGAATATTTTCTGGCAATGAACAAGTCAGGAAGACTCTATGGAAAGGTATGGGTGCAAACTTCTCTTATGCTGGTTTTTAAAAACGACATTTCTAACAAAGTAAAATGTATCCTGTACTTATCCCATACATCCCATACCAGACTTATGTCCatttaataaattcaattattaGAGCTTATATACTCCCTCAAAATATTCAACACTCAGCCGTCAGAAGtcacatttatttattaaagcaTTGATAATATGCAGGGTTTACAATGCatatttttctctcatcttccctaatttaagtatttaaaaagacaCTTGTACTTCTCTTACTCCGTGTTATTATTTACTCTCAACAGAAAGTCTGCAACGAGGACTGCAACTTCATAGAACTGATTGAAGAAAACCACTACAACACTTACGCTTCTGCAAAATGGACACACAAAGGAAAGGAGATGTTTGTTACCCTAAACCACAAAGGGGTTCCAATGAAAggtaaaaaaacaaagaaagaacaCAGAGCATCCCACTTTCTTCCTCTGGCAATATCCTAATCCCAAATGATCTATAAGGAACTAGTTCCAGCAGGAAGCTTAATTTTAAGAAGACTATTTGACAAGGTATCAAGAGAGGCTGGAATACTACTGAGAAACTGAACAAGCTGGACTTGCgcatttatgtttatttttaagagacTACATGAAAAAGATTTGAAAATATACACAAAACCAGATTTAGTAACTAAAAGTTGTAAAAAATTCTAAAGAGTTGTACAATCATTACCTTAGTCTTTGTAACTGGGTAGTTTCTTAAATTAATTTACCCTGAAGAATAAGTCATTACTTGATTATctgataatattttatttaaaaaaactatCTGCTTCTTAAATATGGCTGctataataataataagcaGATGATAATGTTGTGTAAAATATGTCAGACTTTAAGGCTGCTGGAATGAGTTGTCAGATTATCAAGTCAATAGAAAATGTGGAGGCTGAgcagtattttaaatacttcccCCAAGAAGCTGGTATCCTATACATAAACTAtatgatcagaaaaaaaatataatcttGTAAATGTTTATTGTTGTATTCAGATAAAAGAGTTAGTTTGGAAAAATTAAGTTTACTCTAACACAAAATGTTCCTATCTATTAATGAAACAAATACCTAATGCTGCTCTAAAAGATGTTTCAAATAgtgtatgtaaaataaaaataggaataaaTAATGTACTTCATCTCACTTTTCACAAATTAACATTTTATATAACGATGAAGCAAAAATTCAGACATATTAAGGTTTTTTATGTAACATATCCTATCTTTTGTATAATTCCTGTTAGGGCATACAGctttcaatattatttttccatCCTTATAcatgctttttctgttgttacagcattaaactttattttaagtTGTATTTGAACTTTATTGTTTTAAGttatttaaatgttatttataaaaatgataCTTATTAAGCTTCATCTGTTTCATATGCTTTTAATTCTAAAGGAATAACGAAAAGGTCTGGCTGAGAtgcatgaatttttttctgtgaccaGACACAAAGACCAGTACACAACCCTCCTGCCAACATACATTGGATGGCAGACAAAAATGACAGCCTGCAGCAAATCGCACAATGGCCATCTCAAAAGGAACAATGCAAAACTCTTAACAATCCTTGCCACATATCCTGCTGATTGAATTACTGGCACAGTCAGAGTTATGGCAGGTAAAAAAGGTTCCGGCCCCAACAGGTGATGGAAATTACCCTCAGATGGAGAACCAACACCCCCAGACACAGAAATAAGTACGAGCCTCTATGGTAGTCTGAAACTTCAGCTAAAATCAGTGTGACCTGCTGAAGAAAAGGCATCTTAATTTTCCAGCTATTAAAGTGTTCAACTAAGCCCTCCATACTAATGCATTATATAATTTCATTCTGTTCAGTTTCCCCTACACGTTTTCTTGGGAGTGTGATAATTGCACTTAGATAAAGATTACTAAAAAATTAGCTAAAGCAGCTGCCAGATGACTGGGATAGAGTCGTCTTAATTAATAATGGCCTTAAATGTTCTACACTGCATTACAAGTGTCTGGAGTCAACCATTTTTTCCTATGGGaaacactttctttttaaaagcactcacagaaaatggcaaaaattCTCTTTAACAAGTATtcctttttctaaaaaaatacttgtttacCAAATGGCGTAATTTGAAAATCAATTATGATATTAGCAAGTCAAAAAGCAAAGAAGTTACACACAGACCCAggcaggaaaaggtgtcaaTAGAGCTGTACCAGTAAACTTTCCCTGTGCCCTTGCTGGTTTATCTGTTACGTGTTCCATGAACACAACAGTCTGTACTCTGAAAGAAGCTTTTGCTGGTACCTGTCTGCACTGCCTTCTGTGAATATAAACAGTGAAACCAAGTTCACATCCATGAGCAACATTAACACACTAACAGAAGTTTCTACATCTAAACTAGGTTAGTTgatgctttgaaataaaaatgaaaataacatcTCATTGACACTGTGCTTAAAATCTCTACTGAAgtttgaattaaaatataagTATTTACGttaatatatatgaatatatatgtaaaaaatcttaaaatcaAAACCAGGTGCAGGCAAGCTCTTTTAAAAGATCTTTTGATTATGTAATTCAAGAATACAGAAATACGGTCATACAATTCCTGAGCTCCAGCTGTAATTAGCCCTCACTGCTGTGTGCTTTCTGTAATGAATCACTGTCATTATCAGGTAAGCCAAGGCTGCTTTATGTTTCACAGCTGTCATAACTGAACTGTGGCCTGTGAGGGAACTGTTCACAGAAAGACACCTgactgccagggctgcagttcttcagtCCCACACTCATATGGCCTCACAATTAAACAATTTTCGACATAGCTTAATCCTAGaaaatctcttctttttaactcaaaaaaatcagagaataaTATTCAGAAAATTTAAAGGGATGATCTACAGTAGCACACTATTAAAAGACAAGTATAATAAAAAGAATCTATTAGGATTTAACAGTATTGAAATAGATGCCAGGCATCCTCACAAAAGCATATTACATCAATTACATCACAATCCTGTGTCAAGACCAACATACAATAACAATATACCATGTGGGAAGAAAACATGTTtgtatgaaaagaaacagatacACCTGTCTGGATATGGCTCATTACTAACCTTTATAAACCTAAAGGTtcaagaaaacccaaacaaaatggTTATAAAGGCCAATCTCAATTGTcatttctctgcttctccttcaAGGGCATTGGCTTTTATCatgtagcttttatttttgtttaccCATAGTTGTACACAGTGTGCACAGACAGGGTTCAGAAGTGAAACACAAGCTCTGGGGGTTCAGTAGCACCTGCAATAGCCATTCACAGACACTGCTCCACTACACAGGCTCTTCAAATTTAATTAGCAAGGTTCAACTTAATCACTTAACTCTTGTATTAGTGCTGATACACACTCTGGGACACAGAAGGGAGCCAATCTCACCTGGGGAATCTCACAGGAAACTGCAGAATatccatccttggaggttttcaagaccTGACTGGACCAAGCTCTGTACAAGCAGCCTgggccctgccctgagcagggggtTGGACAAGAGACCTGCAGCACTCTGCAAATGGGTCTAAATTGTATGTGAAAGTTACTGTGCTTGAAACAACTGCTTTCTGAACAAatacacaaaacacattttccatGTCAAGAGGGTGATTACACATTTGTCTCACAACTTGTGTGTCAATAAAGGTATACAAAATGGTGTAATTATATTGAGTGACCCAATAAAAATGACAATTGGACAATTTCCATGACCTTTAAACCACTTGATACGGTACAATATGGTCTCACTTTTAGTTCTGTTGCAAGTACTTTAAAACACTGCTCTGCATAGCACCTGTAATAATCAGACTGCTACATGATTGATccattaattattaaaatacacttgtctgtgttttaaatcactttttgaagaaaacatgTATATTCTCTTTGAATAAGCTGAAGCAAAATGTAAGTCAACATTAAAT
The nucleotide sequence above comes from Pithys albifrons albifrons isolate INPA30051 chromosome 13, PitAlb_v1, whole genome shotgun sequence. Encoded proteins:
- the FGF7 gene encoding fibroblast growth factor 7 isoform X1 gives rise to the protein MHKWILTWILPILLYRSYFYIIFLMGTVSLACNDMTPEQMATNVNCSSPERHTRSYDYMEGGDVRVRRLFCRTQWYMRIDKRGKVKGTREANNNYSILEIRTVAVGIVAIKGVESEYFLAMNKSGRLYGKKVCNEDCNFIELIEENHYNTYASAKWTHKGKEMFVTLNHKGVPMKGKKTKKEHRASHFLPLAIS
- the FGF7 gene encoding fibroblast growth factor 7 isoform X2 encodes the protein MEYLGVQLLSTATTCNDMTPEQMATNVNCSSPERHTRSYDYMEGGDVRVRRLFCRTQWYMRIDKRGKVKGTREANNNYSILEIRTVAVGIVAIKGVESEYFLAMNKSGRLYGKKVCNEDCNFIELIEENHYNTYASAKWTHKGKEMFVTLNHKGVPMKGKKTKKEHRASHFLPLAIS